Below is a genomic region from Triticum dicoccoides isolate Atlit2015 ecotype Zavitan chromosome 5A, WEW_v2.0, whole genome shotgun sequence.
AAGATAAAAGGCTGTGTCGTTCTTGGCACCATCAGCGCTCGCAAAACACTGAGAGCCAAAGATAACGAGCCAATGGTGAAATGTGATCAAGATCAAGAGAGAGATCAATTCAGCAGTTTCGTGCATAGTATGGAGGGCTTAGCCAGGGACGTGGAATGCTTCGGCAAATTGGTATACATGTGTTCAAGATGCTAACTTGTTGTTATCATGTCAAGGCGGCTCACCTCAATAATAAGACAGGAAGTCTAGATCCATTGTAAAAAGTATTTTCTCTTTAAATTAGAAGACATGCTAATAATGGAACAAAGGAAGCTTGTGGGAATGCTCAGAGAGGTGCTACTTGGAAGGCTTCGTATGGCCGTCACAGTGGGTGACCATCCAGTGGGAGGCTGTAGATAGTGGCAACAACAACGTTGTCTACACCTATCACTGGCACACGTCGAAGGTAAAGGTGGAAACGAGACAGCGGCTTGCTCTGATAATGAAGCAGATGATCTCTGCAGTTTCGTGCGTACTGGGGACAGGCTGTCTTGGGATGTGCAATACTTTGACAGCTTGGTGTTGCTGTGTCCGTCGAACAAATTCCATGTTTTTTTTCTTAGTGTCGGTCGACCTTAGGGTGGCTGACACCAACTATGTCCATAACTTGTTGTTTCCACAGTCTCATACACTCACTGACTACTTAATTTTACATTTTGCGATGGGGGACACTCAGAACAATCCTTAATTATATGTATTTATAGATTTGAGAGACTCTAGTTAGTCACATACCTTGTTTGAGAGCTAGCCATGGCACAAGTGGTTGCCACCATTGCCGCAGCAGTGGCCGCCGTGGTGACAGGACAGGGCAGTGTCCAAGTTCATGTAGAACTTCAACTGGCAGATGGCCGCTGATGAGAAGCTGCTCCTCATGAGGATTCGCAGCGCGGTCGAGGTGTGAGCGAAGCAGACCATAAAAAGTACCACGCTGGTCCAGTGGCTGGAGAAGCTCAAGgaggctgccgcccatggtgacgaGGTGCTTCTCAGGTTCAAACATCATGCAACAGACAAAGCCACTCACTGGAACAATGATGACCAGCATGGTGCTGGTATTACCACTGTATTTCACGAGAAATGTGTGGTCCAGCATGGCATGATGCATCCGCACCGCTTCGGTGGCGCTCTTCTCTAGCGCTGAGGACAAGCTGGAGAGCACAGTGAAAGCACTTGAAAAGACGTCGAAGAACATCAGGGAGTTCATAGGATTGCTCAGACTAGAAGCCTCATTGATCCTCAATGGAGGCGACGTGTGGTTACCACCAATCGTCAGGTCAGTTTGGGGATTCACCGCATGTGTTGACATCACCAGAGGAGCTTCTTGTCAAAGTGGATGTTTTCTTGGCTGAAACGGCAGCTGATCAAGAGCTCCAGGAACTGATTAAGCTTGTGCAAAGGCTAAGCCTTGGCTAAGATTAGCATAGCCATTGACATCACAAAACTGCGAGACATCAAATCCTATCATGCTAGCGCACTTTGCTGACACCATCCAGAAAGTTAGGAACAAGGCTGCGTCACCCTCACCGCCATCAGAACCGGCAAATAGACTGCGCAATATGACTTTGAAGTTGACAAGGTCCTCTGCTTCTTGTGCATATTGTGGAGAGCCTAGCTGGAGACATGGATGCTTCGGCCCGTCAGCTGGTTGTAATTTCCTTCCCATGTTTAAGCCAAACATGAGTGGTCCATGCTAGCATGtctgaaaaaaagaaagaaagcaatGAGACTCCATAGGTTTTCTAAATAGAAAGAAAATGGAATAGAATTCTCTAAATAattctcaaataaatctgataaatgaGACAAAGTCTTTCTTCCAGTTTTTACCAACATAGCATTTTGTGCATTGAAGCATGGCAGCACCCTTCTTGATTGGCAGCAACTCTGTGAATCGTAAATTTCCATGACCAGAAAGGCAGAAACCATTCTTAAAAAAAAACGAGCCACACCGCCCAAGCGCCATGCTCAAGATACTTTCCGCTTCATACTGCATGGGCATGGAAAGTGAAAACGTGCAGTTGAATTCCGGCACTTGCCAATTGCCATCGTGCCAAATGTAAGCTGGACTTGTAATACTGCTTCAGGTATATTTAAGCCAACTCTATGGAAGGGAAAAAAGAGAAGACCTTGATTGGATTTTTTTTATATTTCATGCAGAATCATTAAGTGCCAATATGTATAAGATTCTGTAATCCCATGAATATCAGAGTTAAAAAAATTTATAGAGAAACTCAAGTGTCaacataaaaacagagtaactacTGACCACGGGTCCACAGTACACTAGACCTGTAGATTAACATATGTTTACTTCTGACTCCACCCATGCAGGCAAATAAGATACACATCATGCTATATCGAAAAGGTTTGATCTAACAGCAGATACAGGGAGGTTCATAAGATTGGCTGTGTGGGAGGTTCTGGCAGAGCTAGACACAGAAGAGGCGAACAAGAAAATACAGGCTTAAATGTGTTTGATCCATGCAGTGGAAACAAATTTCTTGGCTATTGAAAGCAGAATCCTATAAAATGAGAGACTCTACAAAGGGAAGTACAGAGAAATATTACCCATGTAGTCCCTGTAGTGAATGATGATGCGATCACTTGCGCAAGGAGGCTGAGATTGACTTAACAGCTCCCTGCAATAATGAGAAGGCAAGGGCGTACAAGAACAGGGAAAGCTTCAAAGCATTGGTGGCAGACAGTTCATAGATGCATAGTAAGTTACAAACTCACTGCATGAATGAAGAAGCAATGGGGAATGAGATAGTTGAGGAAAGGCTTAGAATAGTGCCAAAGAAACTCAGGGAGGCCACTGAGAGAGCAGAAGACATGCATTTATCTGCCCCTGCATGAACAAAAGGCATCATACTATTATCATATATACATGTCATGAAGTTTGTCTATGCATAGAACGGTATCTTCAAAAGTTTGGATTAATTAGATGATTCGTACATGATGCAAGCTGGGGTACACATTAGAAATGTTCTCACGATGGTCTAGGTTTTTGtaggaaatcttagtccttgaatgtGTGCTGATGAGACATTCAGTACAAGGCTTAGAACAGTGCCAAAGAAACTCAGAGAGGCCACTGAGAGAGCACAAGATTTGGAGACACATTTATCTGCCCCTGCATGAACAAAAGGCATCATACTGTTATCATATATACATGTCATGAAGTTTGTCTATGCATAGAGAATGGTATCTTCAAAAGTTTAGATTGGTTACATGATTCGAACAAGATGCAAACTCAGGACGCATTAGATATGTTTGCAAAATGGTCTAGGTTCTTGTAAGAAATCTTAGCCCTTAAATGTGTACTGGTGAGACATTCAGTACACAAGATAAAGTGTCTGAATGTTTATATGTTTCAGTGCTACTTCCAGTAATCTTCAGTAAACATCAGTTTTTGGCCACTGAAAGCTTTGTATTACATATAAATTGGCAAACATCGAGGACTTGCAGAAGTTCCTCGAAAATACATCATGAGTTCACGATCGCCTGCACGTGCCGTTGAAGTTCAATCCACCCTTCACTGcaccatcagaaacaggataacctGGTGAAACACAATTGCAATCACCAGAAATCCTTGCACGAGCAGGAACCATCCTTGAAGCGATGGAAACGGCTCCTATCACGCACTATGATCTCCCGGTTATAAACCTGCGATATGCACTTAATCGCCGCATGACAATTGGAGCATACACGTAGGTTTTTTACCACCCGGACCTGTGTTCCAGGAGGAGTCCTCAGGAGCACAAATGCAATCGCCAGCTTCTCGCTGTGCCACTGAAGCGCACCCTCCTTGTCCTCCTCATCGAGGTCAAGGAGGACCTCTGATGTAGCTGCAATATGCCCAATGCGCCTTAGCTCTCTTGACATCTCCTCAACCATCCTGTATATCTCCTTGTACTGCGGATGCGACTCATCTCCTGCTATGAACTCATGGACCTCACCATCAAGCTCAACAATGCTGCAGCCTGGCACCTTCGTAATTCCTCTCTTACTCATCTCTCTCCTAATCTCTGACTTCTCCTTCCATCTCTGCGTCAACGCGAACACGTTGGAGAGCATGACGTAGTTGGCCTCATCAGCTGGGTACTCGTTGAGAAGGTCCCTGCTGATACTTTCGCCAAGCTCGAGCCGACCATGAGCACGACAAGCAGCAACCAGAGTCCGCCAAATTATTAGGTTTGGTTTCATGGGCATCGCACGGACAAACTCCAACCCCTTCTCGACCATGCCAGCACGACCAAACATGTCAACCATACAACCATAATGCTCAATCTTAGGCTCAATACCATGCTCTGTCTTCATTGAGTGAAAGTAGCCACGGCCTTCAtcaaccattccagcatggctacATGCAGTGAGCACCCCAATGAATGCGACATCATCAGGTGGCACTCCAACAGCCTTCATTTCTTCGAACACCGCCACAGCCTCTTTCCCACGACCCTCCATCGCAAGCGCATCAATCACCGACGTCCATGACACAACAGTCCGCTCCTCCATCCCCTCGAACACAGCCACTGCCCCATCGACATCCCCGCACTTGGCGAGCGTGTCGATCAGCGCATTGCAAAGCGTCACAGACCTCCCAATTCCCTCTATCTCCACAAACCGCTCAACCCAGCGCGTGAGCTCGAGCGCGCCCAAATCAGCGGCGGCCGAAAGGACCCCAATCACCGTCACCTCATTGGGTCGCACACCACTGGCCTGCATCTCCCGGAACAGCACGACGGCATCACTCGACAGCCCGCCACGCACGTACCCCCCCCCATCATGGCGCTCCAGGTGACGGCGCTGTCCTTGGGCGTTCTGTCGAACACGTTCCGAGCGTCCCCGAGGAACCCGGCCCCGAAGCAGGAGTACATGTGTATGAGCGTGTTGGAGACGTAGTGGTCGGCGGCGAACCCGAACTTGAGGGCGGCGGCGTGGGCCTGGAGGCCGGCGTCCGGGGACCCCGGCGTCGCGGCGCAGGACTTGAGGAGGAACGGGAAGGTGAACTTGTTGGGGGCGACGCCGCGGCAGAGCATGAGCGGAAAGAAGGCCGCGGCGCTGCGGCGCGCGGAGGGGAGCAGGGACGCGACGTGGGCGCGGATGAGGGTGTTGAGGAGGAAGGCGTCGAGCGGGAGGCCCGGGCGGAGGAGCGCCGCGACGAGGGGCTCGAGGAGCgcgggcgcggcggaggccgcggccgcGAAGAGCCTGGTGAGGACGAGCGGGTTGGAGTGGAGGCCGCACTTGAGGAGGAATGCCAGGGGCTGGAGGAGCGACGCCGGCGTCGTGGCGCGCTTCAGGAGGCGGAGGCAGTGCTGCTCGGCCgcgcgcggcggcgacggcggcgcggtggTGTAAGGGCCGCGGCTCGGAGGCGAGCGGAGCGGGGGCCGGGGCGGCATTTGCTCGAACGCATTGCAGGCGAGCCGTGGGTCCTGCGGGTTTTGACCTTCGCTGCTTGCGCTCGAGCTCAAACTGGTTCCTCTACGGCGCAAACATGTGCGTTCTGAAGCGAAGCCGTGCACAATGCAAGCAGAACTGGCAACTTTCGAAATTTAGCCAGGCGAATTGCGATATTTTGCACAGAAACCACCATAATCTTCTCTGGTCGTTTTGATTAATAAGTTAACAATTTTGTCAGACTGTCTGAAGAGACAAGCTGCTTTTCTTCAGTTAAGAGAAACATGTGCCATTTGTGATAAAAACAAAAGACAGCAAAAATATCAGAGAATTTATCAGAAGGAGCAAAAATACATGTGAGCTGTGAGCATATGTCAAGATCTTGCTATGATCAAACACCAACATACACTTCGAACTGGATTCTTCTCTCCAGTCAAAAATCTCAAAAAGttttacaatgctccttggaactaatTTGGTAGCTGTGTTTCAAAGTGACGAACTAAGTTTGGTGTATACGCTGAAGCGATCGAGACCTAAGCTCTAATGAGTTACCCAGGACAGGGTCTATGAGTAAATTTTCCATATGCCCAGCCCATAGCCTACTCTGATCAGCAGGAGCTCAAACACCATGTGCAGGATGCTTGTCATGCGCACTTTGGACCCAGGTATCTCCGTCCAGCTGACAGATACTTCTGCCATCGGGATCCTCAGGTGCTTGCATAGGTACACAATCTCAACATCAAAACACCACCTGGCCATGCAGTAAGTAGGGCAGAATGAACATCCAGATTTATTCCTTGCAAGATTATTGTATTATATACTAGATAGTATCGTGGGATTTTCCCTTTCAGAAAAAAAAATACCTCTTAAGTCTGATGTTTGTAAAGAGTTTCCTTGCAGCAGATCGAGTGAACATCTTGAAGCCACACTGGGATTTGTAATAATCAAGCAAATGAAGCGAATAAATAGCATGCCTCCCGAGAAGAAGAAAAAACGCAAATAGGAATCATCAGCGCATCTTATGTTGGCCAAAGCATACCTGTGTATCTCTGATTCCAGGACCAGCGGTCAACAGTACTACCAAGTGGAAACCTTTCATAAGGAAGTTCCGGTACCATTTCCTCTGCAGTAAGCCAGGAAAAGCATATACAGCATAAGGGAGGAACCTAAGAGACTAGGAAACAGAATAAAAAATGATGGATTTCAGGAGATGTACCGTGGCAAGAGCCTGCTTCTCCAGATGAGCACGGGAACCAAAAACAGCAATTTCAACATCAGATAGCCTCTGGGATGAACTAGCAGAGAGTGCTTTCCCCGCCAATGCAAGAACCTAAcagcaaaaaaaaaatcaaaaatcaagATATTATGCTCATCACAATCAAAACAAGCCCAACAACATGGTATTGGATTGAGCGTCTGACGGACCTCAGCTTCAAGCTTTGCCAAATCAGTGACCTTAGTTGCACCATCAGCatcaagcatgagtaggagttgaccCCTGGAATGGAGCATCCCCTAGACAATGCTTCCACAAATAATTGGAAAGCATCAATTAGAGTTGATTTGTTGAAACTAGTGTGTGGGTGGGTAGTTCAACACTCACTTTTCTGACGGCTTCACCTTTCCCATGGTTCCTTCCAAGTAGAAGAACTCGAACATTGTCAATGTTGTGCTTCTTTACATACTCAAAGGCAACTTTTGAGGTACGGTCAGTACTTCCATCATCGACAATCAATACCTGAATAAGACCAAGAAAATAACATATATTAAACCTTCAAATTGTGCTAAACAGATACAGGATTATATAAGACGTGCCACAAAATGCTAAATATCAGCCTCGGTCAATACAAAACGATgcaaatgacaatgataacaagATTTCGAATAGCACGTGTAGTAGATAGGTATGCTTGACTGAATTCTGCACCATTGC
It encodes:
- the LOC119298328 gene encoding uncharacterized protein LOC119298328, with protein sequence MSTHAVNPQTDLTIGGNHTSPPLRINEASSLSNPMNSLMFFDVFSSAFTVLSSLSSALEKSATEAVRMHHAMLDHTFLVKYSGNTSTMLVIIVPVSGFVCCMMFEPEKHLVTMGGSLLELLQPLDQRGTFYGLLRSHLDRAANPHEEQLLISGHLPVEVLHELGHCPVLSPRRPLLRQWWQPLVPWLALKQGACFSTVET
- the LOC119303822 gene encoding dolichyl-phosphate beta-glucosyltransferase-like, whose product is MAGAAWPLSAAAGLLPASLSLTLLXCAQVVVLVLGVAAVFLEHIRKIGCMHSIERTAVSDAFFEDPGSLKKVPCPSIFDPAEKYISLIVPAYNEECRLPEALTETLNYLKQRSSADKSFTYEVLIVDDGSTDRTSKVAFEYVKKHNIDNVRVLLLGRNHGKGEAVRKGMLHSRGQLLLMLDADGATKVTDLAKLEAEVLALAGKALSASSSQRLSDVEIAVFGSRAHLEKQALATRKWYRNFLMKGFHLVVLLTAGPGIRDTQCGFKMFTRSAARKLFTNIRLKRWCFDVEIVYLCKHLRIPMAEVSVSWTEIPGSKVRMTSILHMVFELLLIRVGYGLGIWKIYS